CAGGCGAAGATACAAGCGAGTCGCGTTTCGTTCTGCGTTTTATGCAGTTCAGGTAAGGAAACGTTGTAGAAACTGGCGATGCGTTCAACGATATCACCGTCAGCAATCAGTTCCTGCTGCAGGGAATCAACGTCAATGTAGCCACGATTTCTGTGTGCCATGCAAGTGAGAGTGTCAGCAATGTGAGAGAGAAAATGTTACTCTGGTCGCCAACGTATGACAACCAAATCACTCACGAAACTACGTTGGCAAAAAACAGCACGTGATGATGACATCCTGGCTGCGTTGGCTCGTTGCCCTTTGACGGCAGAAGAGATTCTCAAACTGAGTCAGACTTGGTCACAACCATTTTTGAGTTTGCGGCGGGTGCAGGAGCGTATGAAAGACCTGACCACCGTAGGTCAGTTACATTCGTGGCGCTATGCCACGACTGGCCCAGGTGGTGCTCGGCTGTATTACAAACTGACATTGGCCGGTTATCGCACGGTGATGCAGGACGACCAGATTGAGCCGCCCACAAAACGGTTCTTTCACGAAATCAGTCCCGGACGGCATCGACATCAACGGGCATTGTCGCAGTTTATCGTGCAGACCTATGTTGCCGCCTATCATCGGGGAATCAAGGTCATTGATTTTCATCCGGAAAACACGTTTCGCATTGATTGCGGAGAACGCCCGCTCTGGCCGGATGCTCGATTTACCCTCGCTTTGCCGAATGGAACACAGTTCTCTTATTGTGTGGAATTGGATAACAGTACTGAATCGGTGCTGTCGTATAAAAGTGCAGACAGTATTTCGAATAAAATGGGACGCTATCTGGTCGATATGGTTGTCATGCCTCAACCGTATCGGGTCCTCTTTGCGATTACCGGTTCACCAGATCGGTTGCAGCATATTATTGATGCTGCCGGGCAATACAAAATATCTGAACAATCCTTAGCGCCGTTTTATGTGGTGTGGCTGGATGACTATCTGGCACATCCCGATGCATTTTTTCGTCCCTGTTTTCATTCGCCCCAGAATGTGAACATTCCCCTGTTGCGATCACAGTCACGGCAGTTTCCGGTTTCTTCACCCTTTCTGGAAAGACCGAAGGCACTGTGATAACGTGTGGCTCCTGTTGGCAGGCTCGTTGCTCCGATGGTGCTGAGTTTTTATCAAACTCGCCACTCCTGCTCGGACTGGTCAGCCACCCCCGAGCAGATTGCAAGCCACAACGAGGCAAAGCCCGCCGAGGAAACATGCAACTTCTGACGCGGGTCCTTTGTATGTCGCGAAGCGGCTTTGTTCTGAACGGTT
This window of the Gimesia fumaroli genome carries:
- a CDS encoding replication-relaxation family protein, with the translated sequence MTTKSLTKLRWQKTARDDDILAALARCPLTAEEILKLSQTWSQPFLSLRRVQERMKDLTTVGQLHSWRYATTGPGGARLYYKLTLAGYRTVMQDDQIEPPTKRFFHEISPGRHRHQRALSQFIVQTYVAAYHRGIKVIDFHPENTFRIDCGERPLWPDARFTLALPNGTQFSYCVELDNSTESVLSYKSADSISNKMGRYLVDMVVMPQPYRVLFAITGSPDRLQHIIDAAGQYKISEQSLAPFYVVWLDDYLAHPDAFFRPCFHSPQNVNIPLLRSQSRQFPVSSPFLERPKAL